GGCTGCCCGCCACCAATGGGCCGGACCCGCCGCCCGGCCAGAGGTGTAGAGCGGCCACCAACAGCAGGGCGGCGGCCACCCCGGACAGACCGGCCAAGCGCCGGCGCCAGTCCACGCGCACCACGCGCGCCTCCAATAGTCCCTCAGCACGTAGGCGGGCCAGCGTGCGTTCCGTCAGCCCCGCGGGCAGGCTGGACTCGGGCAGGCGCTCCCAGGCCGCGTCCAGTTCGGCGAAGTCCCGCTCCACGACGTCCTGCAGGATCTCGCGGGCAAGCGGTTCAGGGCAACTCATGGCCACGCTCCTTGAAGTAACGCCGGATGCTCTTCACTGCGCGGTGCATGCGCGGCAGCACCGTGCCCAGGGGCGCGTCCTGGGCTGCGGCAATCTCCTGGAAACTCAGTTCCGCCTCCAACCGCAGCAGCACCACCTGACGCTGGACATCGGGCAGCGCGTCGATGGCCCGGCGCAGGGTCTCGCCCCGCTGGCGCTCCGCCAGGCGCCATTCCGGGCAGCTGTCCAGACCGGCGGGCAGGGTCTCCAGCAGCGGCTCGTCGTCCTGTTCCTCCACGTGCCGGGAGCGCTGGCGGCCGCGCAGGCGGGCGTGGTCGATGGCCAGCCGCGAGGCCACCGTGAACAGCAGGGCCTTGAACTGCTGGCGCTCTTCGTAGCGCGGCAGGGCGCCCAGCACCCGCACCCAGGTGTCCTGGAACAAGTCCTCGGCGTCCGCCGGTCGACCCGTGTACTTCAGCAGATACCCGTACAAGGGGCCGCGCCAGCGCTCCACCAGCCGGGTCATGGCCCAGGTGCCTCCGTCGCGCCAGGCTTGGATGAGTTCGGCGTCGGTCATCACCTGTCCTGGAACGGATCGCGGGCGGGTTTATTGCGCGGAGGTCGCCGCATGGGCCGCCAGATAGGCCCGGGCCGTGCGCTGGATGGCCGCCCGGGCCTCCAGCGGGGGAGTCCAGCCGGCGGCGCGCAGCGGACTGATGTCGGAGTAATACCCGCTGGTGCCGAAGCCCCGGGCGATCTCCCGGCTGAAGGGAAAGGCCCGGCCCCGGGTGCGCAGTCCGTCCCCCACGATGCCCAGACCGGCCAGCAGGCACCAGGGCAAGGGCAGGATCAGCGGCCGCCGGCCATAGACCTCCACGATCCACTCCTGCAGTTGGCGCATGCTGGGGCAGGGATCGTCGCGCAGCATCCAGGTGTCGGCCACAGGGGGTCCGCTCGGCTGGATGGCAGGAGGAGGAGGCGCGCCGGCCAGCGCGCGCCGGGCCAGGAAGAGCTGGGCATCCACCAGGTTCTCCCGGGCCATCACGTTGAAAAAGTGGTGCCCGCCCCCCCGGCGGAAGAACAGCGGTCCCTGCAGCAGGCGGAAGACCTTGGAGGCCGAGCTGTGGCGATTGGCCCCCGGGCCGTAGATCACGGGCGGGCGCAGCACCTGCACGCGCAGGCCGGTCAGGGTGGCCAGCTGCCCCTCGGCCCGGGCCTTGCTCTCGCCGTAGACGGAGGCCGGCCGGAAGGGGCTCTCCGCGCGCAGCGGCTGTCCGGCCGAGCCCGTGGGCCCACAGGCGGAGACGGAGCTGATGAACTGGAACAGCGCGGCGCCCGCCTCCCGGGCGGCCCGGGCCAGCACCAGGACGGATTCGGTGTTGCAGCGCAGGTAGGTTTCGCGGTCGGCCTCGGCGTTGCCCAGCAGGGCCGCGCAGTGGATCAGCACGTCGCCGGGCAGCAGGCCCGCCGGGGCCTGGGGAGCCTCCAGGTCGAAGGCCGCCACCGCCACGCCGGCGGGCAGCGCGCGCCGCAGCCGCTCCGGGTCGCGCCCCAGGGCCAGGACGGACTCGCCCTCCCGCAGCAGTCTCTCCAGCAGGGCGCTGCCCAGAAAGCCCGTGGCGCCGGTCAGCACGAAGCGCATGTTCCTCCCTCGCGGCCGGACTCCGGCGACTGGTGAACGGCCCGCCGCCCCTACTTCAACCCGGGCAGGGCCTTCAGGTACTTGGGCCGGGACTGCATGGCGGCCTCGATCTCGCGCGGGTCGCGGGGAATGCCCTCGGTCAGCACCCGGCGGCCGCCAGCCGTGATCAGCACGTCATCCTCGATGCGGATCCCGATCCCGCGGAAGCGCTCGGGCACCTTTTTGTCGTCGGCGGGCAGGTAGAGACCCGGCTCCACCGTGATCACCATGCCCTCCTCCAGCAGGCGCGGCCCGTGGTCCAGGGCGTAGTCGCCGGCGTCGTGCACGTCCAGGCCCAGCCAGTGCGAGGTGCCGTGGGGGAACCAGCGCTTGTGCGCCTGCTTCTTGAGATTCGTCTCCAGCCGGCCCTTGAGCAGGCCCAGCTGCAGCAGGCCCTCGGTGGTCTCGCGCACGGCGGCGGCGTGCACGTCGTCCACGGGCACGCCCGGGGCGGCGGCGGCCACGGCGGCCTGATGGGCCTTGAGCACGAGGCGGTAGAGCAGCTCCTGGTCCTTGCTGAAGCGGCCGTTGACCGGAATGGTGCGGGTGACGTCGGCCGCGTAGTAGTCCAGCTCCGCGCCCGCGTCGAAGAGCACGAGCTGGCCGTCCTGCAAGGTGTCGCGGCAACTGACGTAGTGCAGCGTGCAGGCGTTGGCGCCCGCGGCCACGATGGTCTCGAAGGCCCAGTCGCCGCCCAGCACGCCGTAAATGTAGGGGAACACGGCCCGCAGTTGGTACTCGGCCACGCCCGGGCGGGTGTGGCGGAAGACCTCGCGGAAGGCCTCGCCCGTGATCCGCGAGGCGTGCTCCATCCGCGCCAGCTCCGGCGGGGTCTTGCGCAGGCGCAGCTCGGCCAGCACGCGCTTCACGTCGCGCACTTCCTCGGGCAGCGCGCCCGGCTGCTTGCGACGCCGCACCAGGCGGTTCAGCGCGCCCAGCACCTGGACCTGCAATGCGCCGCCGTCCAGCGGCAGGAAGAGGCGGGTGTGGCCCTTGAGCAGGTCGTCCAGGCGGGTGGGAAACTCGGCCAGGGGATGGGCCTCCTGGGCGCCCAGTTCCCGCCGGGCACCCTCCGGCCCCAGCCGCCGGCCGCTCCACATCTCCAACTGGGGATCCCGCGGGCGCACGAAGAGCAGGAAGCGCCGCTCGCGACCGCGCTTCCAGAGCACGGCCACGGCGTCGGGCTCGTCCAGGCCCGTCAGCTGCCAGAAGGCGCTCTCCGGCCGGTAGCGGTACTCCGTGTCGTGGTTGCGCAGGACCTCCCCGGGAGCGGCCAGCAGGGCGACGCCGTCGCCCATGGCCTCGAAGAAGCGGGCCCGGAACTCTGCGTGCATGGGATCTCCTTTCAGCAACCGGCGCGGATTTCCAGAATCCCCGACCCGGTCTTGACCAGCCGCGCGTGATGGATGGTGGCGCCCGCGGCCCGGTAGCGGCGCTCGTACTCGGTCTGAAAGATGGTGAACTCGTGGCCGCCGGCGTGGTAGTCGCAGCCGTGCTCCTCCACCCGCAGGCGCGGCGGCAGGCTGGCCAGCAACTCCTCATAACAGGCGGCCTGATCGCTGCGGAACCAGAGCTCACCGCCCACGGGCAGCAAACCCTGGTAGAGCCGCAGGAAGGCCGTGTTGAACAGGCGCCGGCCGCGGTACATGTACGCCGGCCAGGGATCGGGGAAATTGAGGTAGATCCGCTGCACCTCGCCCGGCAGGAAGAGCTGGGGCAGGATCTCCACGGCCGCGTTGAGCACGACGAAGGGCCGGCGGGCCCGGCGGCGAATCTTCTCCAGCGCCGTCACACAGCGGTCGGGCTTGATCTCCACGCCCACATAACTGACGGGCTCGTCCCGA
This sequence is a window from Candidatus Delongbacteria bacterium. Protein-coding genes within it:
- a CDS encoding NAD-dependent epimerase/dehydratase family protein, whose translation is MRFVLTGATGFLGSALLERLLREGESVLALGRDPERLRRALPAGVAVAAFDLEAPQAPAGLLPGDVLIHCAALLGNAEADRETYLRCNTESVLVLARAAREAGAALFQFISSVSACGPTGSAGQPLRAESPFRPASVYGESKARAEGQLATLTGLRVQVLRPPVIYGPGANRHSSASKVFRLLQGPLFFRRGGGHHFFNVMARENLVDAQLFLARRALAGAPPPPAIQPSGPPVADTWMLRDDPCPSMRQLQEWIVEVYGRRPLILPLPWCLLAGLGIVGDGLRTRGRAFPFSREIARGFGTSGYYSDISPLRAAGWTPPLEARAAIQRTARAYLAAHAATSAQ
- a CDS encoding tRNA (guanosine(46)-N7)-methyltransferase TrmB, with amino-acid sequence MGRSRVKGSLKRAVYDHPGEILTDSGEMRQRRGRWAESFGEAAPLHLEVGMGRGRFLAELAARDEPVSYVGVEIKPDRCVTALEKIRRRARRPFVVLNAAVEILPQLFLPGEVQRIYLNFPDPWPAYMYRGRRLFNTAFLRLYQGLLPVGGELWFRSDQAACYEELLASLPPRLRVEEHGCDYHAGGHEFTIFQTEYERRYRAAGATIHHARLVKTGSGILEIRAGC
- a CDS encoding aminopeptidase P N-terminal domain-containing protein gives rise to the protein MHAEFRARFFEAMGDGVALLAAPGEVLRNHDTEYRYRPESAFWQLTGLDEPDAVAVLWKRGRERRFLLFVRPRDPQLEMWSGRRLGPEGARRELGAQEAHPLAEFPTRLDDLLKGHTRLFLPLDGGALQVQVLGALNRLVRRRKQPGALPEEVRDVKRVLAELRLRKTPPELARMEHASRITGEAFREVFRHTRPGVAEYQLRAVFPYIYGVLGGDWAFETIVAAGANACTLHYVSCRDTLQDGQLVLFDAGAELDYYAADVTRTIPVNGRFSKDQELLYRLVLKAHQAAVAAAAPGVPVDDVHAAAVRETTEGLLQLGLLKGRLETNLKKQAHKRWFPHGTSHWLGLDVHDAGDYALDHGPRLLEEGMVITVEPGLYLPADDKKVPERFRGIGIRIEDDVLITAGGRRVLTEGIPRDPREIEAAMQSRPKYLKALPGLK
- a CDS encoding sigma-70 family RNA polymerase sigma factor, producing the protein MTDAELIQAWRDGGTWAMTRLVERWRGPLYGYLLKYTGRPADAEDLFQDTWVRVLGALPRYEERQQFKALLFTVASRLAIDHARLRGRQRSRHVEEQDDEPLLETLPAGLDSCPEWRLAERQRGETLRRAIDALPDVQRQVVLLRLEAELSFQEIAAAQDAPLGTVLPRMHRAVKSIRRYFKERGHELP